The window AGGTGAGCCCGCTCATCGTCACACCCGATGGCTTCCACATCCTCAAGATCGAGAAGGCGTCCGGCGAGATGCATCGCCCGCTCTCCGAGGTCGGCGATGAGATCAAGGAGAAGCTCTACAAGGAGGCGATGGAGTCGCGGTACGACCGCTGGCTGAACCAGGACCTCCGGTCGCGTCATCACGTCGAGACGTTTCTTTGACGCGACCCCTCGGGATCACGCTCGGTGATCCGGCCGGCATCGGTCCCGAGGTGACCGTGAAGGCGCTCGCCGAGCCCCGGCTCGGTCGCGTGCCGGCCGTGGTGCTCGGCGACGTCGAGCTGCTCCGCGAGACGGCGCGCCGCCTGCGCGCGCGGGTCGCGGTGACGCCCCTCGCGGAGGAGGCCCTCGTCGCCGGCGCGCTGCCGCCGCGCCTGCGCGCGGGCCGGCGCGTCGTGCCGGTCGTGCCGATCGCCGCGCTCGGCGCGGCGGCGCGACGCCCCGGCAAGCCATCCGTCGCGGGCGGCCGCGCCGCGTATCGCTGCATCGAGGCGGCGGCGCGCCTGGCGGGGTCGGGGGCGATCGCCGGGATCGTGACGGCGCCCATCAACAAGGAGTGGGTGAACCGGGCGGGATTGCCGATCAGCGGCCACACCGAGCTCCTGAAGGAGCTCACGGGCGCGGCCGCCGTCCGCATGATGCTCGCCGGGCGCCGACTCCGTGTCATTTTGGTGACCATGCACGTGGCGCTCGGACGCGTGCCCCGCGCGCTCT is drawn from Deltaproteobacteria bacterium and contains these coding sequences:
- the pdxA gene encoding 4-hydroxythreonine-4-phosphate dehydrogenase PdxA — protein: MTRPLGITLGDPAGIGPEVTVKALAEPRLGRVPAVVLGDVELLRETARRLRARVAVTPLAEEALVAGALPPRLRAGRRVVPVVPIAALGAAARRPGKPSVAGGRAAYRCIEAAARLAGSGAIAGIVTAPINKEWVNRAGLPISGHTELLKELTGAAAVRMMLAGRRLRVILVTMHVALGRVPRALSIDAVARTITIGAAHLRRYHRLARPRLAVAGLNPHAGEGGLFGNEEDRIIAPAIAQARRSGIDASGPYPADSLFFQAVDGKRFDAVIAMYHDQGLIPLKLLHFHDGVNVTLGLPVIRTSPDHGTAYDIAGAGTADAGSMLAAIALAHAMSRAGAPRL